From Tautonia plasticadhaerens, the proteins below share one genomic window:
- the hisD gene encoding histidinol dehydrogenase, translated as METWLKRGAEPAEAARADAEVRQAVARILDDVARRGDAAVRELSARLDGWDRDDYRLTPSEVEGCLARLGRRDLDDIAFAQEQIRTFARYQREALRDLEVETLPGVVLGHKNIPVGSAGCYVPGGTYPMVASAHMSVVTAKVAGVGRVVTCAPPYRGAPAAAIVAAQHLAGADEIYCLGGVQAVAAMALGTQAIAPVDLLVGPGNAYVAEAKRQLFGRVGIDLLAGPTETLVIADETVDAELCATDLLGQAEHGPESPAVLLTTSEPLARATIAEVDRLLTILPTAAMARQAWERHGAVCVADSDAELVRIADRIASEHVQVMTRDPGYFLEHLRNYGALFLGPRTNVAYGDKVIGTNHTLPTRRAARYTGGLWVGKFLKTCTYQRVESDAASALVGGYCSRLCALEGFVGHAEQANIRVRRYGGRDVPYGGVVAAGETGPD; from the coding sequence GTGGAGACCTGGCTCAAGCGCGGCGCAGAGCCGGCCGAGGCGGCCCGGGCGGATGCCGAGGTCCGCCAGGCCGTCGCCCGCATCCTCGACGACGTCGCCCGCCGCGGGGACGCGGCCGTGCGCGAGCTGTCCGCCCGGCTCGACGGCTGGGACCGCGACGACTACCGGCTGACGCCCTCCGAGGTCGAGGGCTGCCTGGCCCGGCTCGGCCGTCGTGACCTGGACGACATCGCCTTCGCCCAGGAGCAGATCCGCACCTTCGCCCGTTATCAGCGGGAGGCCCTGCGCGACCTGGAGGTCGAGACCCTGCCCGGCGTCGTCCTCGGCCACAAGAACATCCCGGTCGGCTCGGCGGGCTGCTACGTGCCGGGCGGCACGTACCCGATGGTGGCCTCGGCCCACATGTCGGTCGTCACGGCCAAGGTGGCCGGCGTCGGGCGGGTGGTCACCTGCGCCCCGCCGTACCGGGGGGCGCCGGCGGCGGCGATCGTCGCGGCCCAGCACCTGGCCGGCGCCGACGAGATCTACTGCCTCGGCGGCGTGCAGGCGGTCGCGGCGATGGCCCTGGGGACGCAGGCCATCGCCCCGGTCGACCTGCTGGTCGGACCCGGCAACGCGTACGTCGCCGAGGCCAAGCGGCAGCTCTTCGGCCGCGTGGGCATCGACCTGCTGGCCGGCCCGACCGAGACCCTGGTGATCGCCGACGAGACGGTGGATGCGGAGCTGTGCGCCACCGACCTGCTGGGCCAGGCCGAGCACGGCCCCGAGTCGCCGGCCGTCCTGCTGACGACCTCCGAGCCGCTGGCCCGCGCGACGATCGCCGAGGTGGATCGGCTGCTCACGATCCTCCCCACGGCGGCCATGGCCCGGCAGGCCTGGGAGCGGCACGGGGCCGTCTGCGTGGCCGACAGCGACGCGGAGCTGGTGCGCATCGCCGACCGGATCGCCTCGGAGCACGTGCAGGTGATGACCCGCGACCCGGGCTACTTCCTGGAGCACCTGCGCAACTACGGGGCCCTGTTCCTCGGCCCGCGGACCAACGTGGCCTACGGCGACAAGGTGATCGGCACCAACCACACGCTGCCGACGCGGCGGGCGGCGCGGTACACCGGCGGGCTGTGGGTGGGCAAGTTCCTGAAGACTTGCACCTACCAGCGGGTGGAGAGCGACGCGGCGTCGGCGTTGGTGGGCGGCTACTGCTCGCGGCTCTGCGCCCTGGAGGGCTTCGTCGGGCACGCCGAGCAGGCCAACATCCGCGTGCGGCGCTACGGCGGCCGTGACGTGCCGTACGGCGGCGTGGTCGCGGCCGGCGAGACCGGGCCCGACTGA
- a CDS encoding serine/threonine-protein kinase has translation MSGSESRSAAVLGLAEEFLDRYRRGERPPLREYIERHPELAAEIREVFPAVALMEKVAIADDSLAGDPTGDAPARAAEAPERLGDYRVLREVGRGGMGVVYEAEQESLGRRVALKVLASPTQADPQQVLRFRREARSAAKLHHTNIVPVFGVGEEAGRQYYVMQFITGLGLDEVLDELKRLRSRGAGAEPAGAGPPTRAGKSAAEVARSLLTGSPDPAGVTATASGAAGRTAASPEAAGGGGGSSSVTLPGEADLSTAAESARRYARSVARIGEQVAEALDYAHAQGTLHRDIKPSNLLLDARGGVWVTDFGLAKAAGDDDLTHTGDLVGTPRYMAPERFAGRCDARADVYALGLTLYELLALRPAFPGADRHDLIRRITQEGPPRLRRLDPAVPRDLATIVHKAIERDPAHRYAAAGSMAEDLRRFLEGRPIRARRVPAPERLARWARRNPWLAGMAAAVLVLLVAIDVVAFALTRRVQAEARRAEETARREVSLRRDVERQKEELLWGNYVNLVNRAYFEVTQNNVARARELLDDCTENLRDFEWHCVRRLCHLAAGTLGEAEQYVMGLAFAPDGSWFVSADGDQFEPGHDDRASLAVCDARSGAVLRSIEVKGSIRRVAVSPDGRRIAYAVGFGNASRPAAGDPTGRVVVCEAETLETRWDAPSPEGTWATDLAIDPEGRWLLVGHAPADYPDDPSPGGASRYDLVTGEATPGFAADVGRGVTAVAIGPDRLTVALAGRGFVEICDATTGERLHVLEPAPDRWVNALAFSPDGTILAAGGFDRTTRLWEVASRRLLAEVPGEGGFIQDLAFSPDGRWLASASESNAVGLIDVASRLRVDEFRGHTAYVLCLAWHPRSDALISGGCDRTILSWDLVTSRPIVKPVSGWVALTGFDPTSPHSRIVTQTPTEAMNDTFTLWDPIDGSPIGPAPIGEPAGPVAGTAEDHVGVAFFDREGRLIASRNGFHAITIREAGTNRVVGRIVGPDDVEIGPATFAHGGRSLITTSKDGTVASWDIATGERHWDTELAGFAHVIPSPDGRRLVASSWEVGRGFLHILDARDGAVIRTLLDRPGELHGIPAFSPDGRRLAVGDWAHERKAIRIFDLETGASTDLEGHTADVYHVAFSPDGRRLASASMDRTVTLWDLGRREPVFALRGHTAGPFNVAFSPDGQLLASTGFDLTVRIWDARPPG, from the coding sequence ATGTCCGGCTCAGAGTCGCGGTCGGCGGCGGTGCTGGGGCTGGCCGAGGAGTTCCTCGACCGCTACCGCCGGGGCGAACGGCCCCCGCTCCGGGAGTACATCGAGCGCCATCCCGAACTGGCCGCCGAGATCCGCGAGGTGTTCCCGGCCGTGGCCCTGATGGAGAAGGTCGCCATCGCCGACGACTCGCTCGCCGGCGACCCGACCGGCGACGCGCCGGCCCGGGCGGCGGAGGCGCCGGAGCGGCTGGGCGACTACCGAGTCCTGCGCGAGGTGGGCCGGGGTGGCATGGGCGTCGTCTACGAGGCCGAGCAGGAGAGCCTCGGCCGCCGCGTCGCCCTGAAGGTGCTGGCGTCGCCGACGCAGGCCGACCCCCAGCAGGTCCTGCGGTTCCGCCGCGAGGCCCGCTCGGCGGCGAAGCTGCACCACACCAACATCGTCCCGGTCTTCGGCGTCGGCGAGGAGGCGGGGCGGCAATACTACGTCATGCAGTTCATCACCGGCCTGGGGCTGGACGAGGTGCTCGACGAGCTGAAGCGGCTGCGATCGCGGGGGGCCGGCGCCGAGCCGGCCGGCGCCGGGCCGCCCACCCGGGCGGGGAAGTCGGCGGCCGAGGTCGCCCGCTCGCTGCTGACCGGGTCGCCCGATCCCGCGGGGGTGACGGCGACGGCATCGGGGGCGGCCGGGAGGACGGCGGCGTCCCCCGAGGCGGCTGGGGGCGGGGGCGGTTCCTCCTCGGTCACCCTGCCGGGCGAGGCTGACCTCTCGACGGCCGCCGAGTCGGCCCGGCGGTACGCCCGCAGCGTCGCCCGGATCGGCGAGCAGGTCGCCGAGGCGCTCGACTACGCCCACGCCCAGGGGACGCTGCACCGGGACATCAAGCCCAGCAACCTGCTGCTCGACGCCCGGGGGGGCGTCTGGGTGACCGACTTCGGCCTGGCCAAGGCGGCCGGCGACGACGACCTGACGCACACCGGCGACCTCGTGGGCACGCCCCGCTACATGGCCCCCGAGCGCTTCGCCGGCCGCTGCGACGCCCGCGCCGACGTCTATGCCCTGGGCCTGACGCTCTACGAGCTGCTCGCCCTCCGCCCGGCCTTCCCGGGCGCCGACCGGCATGACCTTATCCGCCGGATCACCCAGGAGGGGCCGCCCCGGCTCCGCCGGCTCGACCCGGCGGTGCCGCGCGACCTGGCGACGATCGTGCACAAGGCGATCGAGCGGGACCCGGCCCACCGCTACGCGGCTGCCGGGTCGATGGCCGAGGATCTGCGCCGCTTCCTCGAGGGCCGCCCGATCCGCGCCCGGCGCGTGCCGGCCCCCGAGCGGCTGGCGCGCTGGGCCCGACGCAACCCGTGGCTCGCGGGCATGGCCGCCGCCGTCCTCGTCCTGCTGGTGGCGATCGACGTCGTCGCCTTCGCCCTCACGCGTCGGGTGCAGGCGGAGGCCCGGCGGGCCGAGGAGACGGCGCGTCGGGAAGTGAGCCTGCGTCGGGATGTCGAGCGGCAGAAAGAGGAGCTGCTCTGGGGCAACTACGTCAACCTCGTCAACCGCGCCTACTTCGAGGTCACCCAGAACAACGTCGCCCGCGCCCGGGAGCTGCTCGATGATTGCACGGAGAACCTGCGCGACTTCGAATGGCACTGCGTCCGACGCCTCTGCCACCTCGCGGCCGGCACCCTCGGCGAGGCCGAGCAGTACGTCATGGGCCTCGCCTTCGCCCCAGACGGCTCGTGGTTCGTCTCGGCGGATGGGGACCAGTTCGAGCCGGGCCACGACGACCGGGCCTCGCTCGCGGTATGCGACGCCCGGTCGGGGGCGGTCCTGAGATCGATCGAGGTCAAGGGCTCGATCCGACGGGTCGCCGTCAGCCCCGACGGCCGCCGCATCGCCTACGCCGTGGGCTTCGGCAACGCCTCAAGGCCGGCCGCGGGCGACCCGACCGGCCGGGTGGTCGTCTGCGAGGCTGAGACGCTCGAGACCCGCTGGGACGCGCCGTCGCCCGAGGGCACCTGGGCCACGGACCTGGCGATCGATCCCGAGGGGAGATGGCTGCTCGTCGGCCATGCCCCCGCGGACTACCCGGATGACCCGTCTCCGGGCGGGGCGTCCCGCTACGACCTGGTCACGGGGGAGGCGACGCCGGGGTTCGCGGCCGATGTCGGCCGCGGCGTGACGGCCGTCGCCATCGGCCCCGACCGGCTGACCGTCGCCCTGGCGGGGCGCGGGTTCGTGGAGATCTGCGACGCGACGACCGGCGAGCGACTCCACGTGCTGGAGCCGGCGCCCGACCGATGGGTCAACGCCCTGGCCTTCAGCCCCGACGGCACCATCCTCGCGGCGGGCGGGTTCGATCGGACGACCCGGCTCTGGGAGGTCGCGTCGCGACGCCTGCTCGCGGAGGTCCCCGGCGAGGGGGGCTTCATCCAGGACCTCGCGTTCAGCCCCGACGGCCGATGGCTCGCCTCGGCCAGCGAGTCCAACGCGGTCGGCCTGATCGACGTGGCGTCCCGCCTTCGCGTGGACGAGTTCCGGGGGCACACCGCGTATGTCCTCTGCCTGGCCTGGCACCCCCGGTCCGACGCGCTGATCTCGGGGGGATGCGACCGGACGATCCTGTCGTGGGACCTAGTCACGAGCCGTCCGATCGTCAAGCCCGTCTCCGGCTGGGTGGCCCTTACCGGCTTCGACCCCACCTCCCCCCACTCCCGGATCGTCACCCAGACGCCGACCGAGGCGATGAACGACACGTTCACGCTCTGGGATCCGATCGACGGCTCGCCGATCGGCCCGGCACCGATCGGCGAGCCGGCCGGGCCGGTCGCCGGCACGGCGGAGGATCACGTCGGTGTCGCCTTCTTCGATCGAGAGGGCCGGCTGATCGCCTCACGCAACGGCTTCCACGCGATCACGATCCGAGAGGCCGGGACGAACCGGGTGGTCGGCCGGATTGTCGGGCCGGATGATGTGGAGATCGGCCCGGCGACCTTCGCGCACGGCGGGCGGTCGCTCATCACGACGTCGAAGGACGGCACCGTCGCCAGTTGGGACATCGCCACCGGCGAGCGCCACTGGGACACGGAGCTTGCAGGCTTCGCCCACGTCATCCCGTCCCCCGATGGCAGGCGCCTGGTCGCGTCCTCCTGGGAGGTGGGGAGGGGGTTCCTCCACATCCTGGACGCCCGGGACGGCGCGGTCATCCGGACCCTGCTGGACCGGCCGGGCGAGTTGCATGGGATCCCCGCCTTCAGCCCCGACGGCCGCCGGCTCGCCGTGGGCGACTGGGCGCACGAACGCAAGGCGATCCGGATCTTCGACCTGGAGACGGGCGCCTCCACCGACCTGGAGGGCCACACCGCGGACGTGTACCACGTCGCCTTCAGCCCCGACGGCCGCCGCCTGGCCTCGGCCAGCATGGACCGAACTGTCACCCTCTGGGACCTCGGCCGCCGCGAGCCGGTCTTCGCCCTGCGCGGCCACACGGCCGGGCCCTTCAACGTCGCCTTCAGCCCCGACGGCCAGCTCCTGGCCTCCACCGGCTTCGACCTGACCGTCCGCATCTGGGACGCCCGCCCGCCGGGTTGA
- a CDS encoding sigma-70 family RNA polymerase sigma factor yields MGDEIVGIDDGTGEQVRRAAAGDEAALCALLDAHRDRLKRMVRLRLSRRLAGRVDDSDVLQEAFAEVARRLPEYAREPRLPPSLWLRHLTALKLAEVHRRHLGTQLRDADREVTLHRGGLPPADGATLAAQLLGTLSTPSQAAIKAETRLLVQEALNAMDMVDREVLALKHFEQLSTAEVAKVLGLSKAGAGSRYIRAIRRLRAILEQIPGFDAF; encoded by the coding sequence ATGGGAGATGAAATCGTCGGGATCGACGACGGGACCGGTGAGCAGGTCCGGCGGGCTGCCGCCGGCGACGAGGCCGCCCTGTGCGCCCTGCTCGACGCGCACCGCGATCGCCTCAAGCGTATGGTCCGCCTCCGGCTCAGCCGCCGGCTGGCCGGCCGCGTCGACGACTCGGACGTCCTCCAGGAGGCGTTCGCCGAGGTCGCCCGCCGGCTGCCCGAGTACGCCCGGGAGCCTCGGCTGCCGCCGTCCCTCTGGCTGCGGCATCTGACGGCCCTGAAGCTGGCCGAGGTGCACCGCCGCCACCTGGGCACGCAGCTGCGCGACGCTGACCGCGAGGTCACCCTGCACCGCGGCGGCCTGCCCCCGGCCGACGGCGCCACGTTGGCGGCCCAGCTGCTGGGCACGCTGTCGACGCCCTCGCAGGCGGCGATCAAGGCCGAGACGCGCCTGCTGGTGCAGGAGGCGCTCAACGCCATGGACATGGTCGACCGCGAGGTCCTGGCCCTGAAGCACTTCGAGCAGCTCAGCACGGCGGAGGTCGCGAAGGTGCTCGGCCTTTCCAAGGCGGGGGCCGGAAGCCGCTACATCCGGGCGATCAGGCGCCTACGCGCAATCCTGGAGCAGATCCCCGGCTTCGATGCGTTCTGA
- a CDS encoding ISAzo13 family transposase (programmed frameshift) → MRPSPEMIPVLIDAAKALKGSPKRVFMAKTVAAMGRGGQRWAQEHLGWCRETIRKGTHELRSGMTCVDAFSARRRKPAEEHLPRLLDDIRSIADGQSQADPKFQTKGLFTRISAAEVRRQLIATKGYTDEELPTQQTINTKLNLLGYRLSRVAKCRPQKGVPQTDAIFDQLKAVNPEADRARGTLRLSIDAKATVHVGPFSRRGRSRTGTKAADHDFKPVATLTPFGIFLPEHDDLWLYMARSKVTSDFIADRLEQWWEGVRLRFLRVKTLVINLDNGPENHSRRSQFLKRIVAFARKYRLVVQLAYYPPYHSKYNPIERCWGVLEMHWNGSLLDSVEAVLGFARSMTWKRKHPVVSLVETTYAKGVRLKPEEMEALEAEVIRLPSLEKWFVKIPRKRGRPRKT, encoded by the exons ATGCGGCCCAGCCCCGAGATGATCCCCGTCCTCATCGATGCCGCCAAGGCCCTCAAGGGCAGTCCGAAGCGAGTCTTCATGGCCAAGACCGTCGCAGCGATGGGGCGGGGTGGACAACGCTGGGCCCAGGAGCATCTCGGCTGGTGCCGGGAGACCATCCGCAAGGGCACGCACGAACTCCGCTCGGGCATGACCTGCGTGGACGCCTTCTCGGCCCGCCGTCGCAAGCCCGCCGAGGAGCACTTGCCCCGACTCCTCGATGACATCCGCAGCATCGCCGACGGGCAGAGCCAGGCCGACCCCAAGTTCCAGACCAAGGGGCTCTTCACCCGGATCAGTGCCGCCGAGGTCCGACGCCAGTTGATCGCCACGAAGGGCTACACCGACGAGGAGTTGCCCACCCAGCAGACCATCAACACCAAGCTGAACCTGCTGGGCTATCGCCTCTCCAGGGTGGCCAAGTGCCGCCCCCAAAAAG GAGTCCCGCAGACCGATGCCATCTTCGATCAACTGAAGGCGGTCAACCCCGAGGCGGATCGGGCCAGGGGCACCCTGCGGCTCTCGATCGACGCCAAGGCGACGGTGCATGTCGGCCCCTTCTCACGGCGGGGCCGGAGCCGGACCGGCACGAAGGCGGCGGATCACGACTTCAAGCCCGTGGCGACGCTGACCCCCTTCGGCATCTTCCTGCCCGAGCACGACGACCTGTGGCTGTACATGGCCCGGTCGAAGGTCACCAGCGACTTCATCGCCGATCGCCTGGAGCAATGGTGGGAGGGCGTCCGCCTGCGGTTCCTGCGGGTCAAGACGCTGGTGATCAACCTGGACAACGGCCCGGAGAACCACAGCCGGCGGAGCCAGTTCCTCAAGCGGATCGTGGCCTTCGCCCGCAAGTATCGCCTGGTGGTGCAGTTGGCGTACTACCCGCCGTACCACAGCAAGTACAACCCGATCGAGCGGTGCTGGGGCGTGCTGGAGATGCACTGGAACGGGTCGCTGCTGGACTCGGTGGAGGCGGTGTTGGGATTCGCCCGATCGATGACCTGGAAGCGGAAGCACCCGGTGGTCAGCCTGGTGGAGACGACCTACGCCAAGGGGGTCAGGCTGAAGCCCGAGGAGATGGAGGCGTTGGAGGCCGAGGTGATCCGCCTGCCGTCGCTTGAGAAGTGGTTCGTGAAGATCCCTCGTAAGCGAGGCAGGCCACGGAAGACGTAG
- a CDS encoding transposase, giving the protein MDLPLIDFLDEDACYRKLVELLHPGGLACPRCGRRERLGIRSRHREPVLEYQCGHRGRVFNAWTGAALQGTHRRPGQLLLILHGVATGEPTARMAREPGCDRKHLLELRRRLQDNARLGLDRNPLDDAVVEADEMDQDAGEERHPASRPGRPAAAAGQSPPRARHLRR; this is encoded by the coding sequence ATGGACCTCCCCCTGATCGACTTCCTGGACGAGGACGCCTGCTACCGCAAGCTGGTCGAACTGCTGCACCCCGGGGGGTTGGCCTGCCCCAGGTGCGGCCGACGGGAGCGGCTGGGCATCCGCAGCCGCCACCGGGAGCCGGTCCTGGAGTACCAGTGCGGTCATCGCGGCCGGGTCTTCAACGCCTGGACCGGGGCCGCCCTGCAGGGGACGCACCGCCGCCCCGGCCAACTGCTGCTGATCCTCCACGGCGTCGCCACGGGCGAGCCCACCGCCCGGATGGCGCGCGAGCCGGGCTGCGACCGCAAGCACCTGCTGGAGCTGCGGCGCCGGCTCCAGGACAACGCCCGGCTCGGGCTGGACCGCAACCCGCTGGATGACGCCGTGGTCGAGGCCGACGAGATGGATCAGGACGCGGGGGAAGAAAGGCATCCCGCATCGCGACCCGGCCGACCCGCCGCGGCGGCGGGCCAATCGCCGCCGCGGGCACGGCACCTTCGCCGATGA
- a CDS encoding transposase: MVGRRSGEFRSEVLGHANAAELEEVIDCATLEGTVVDTDEWKGYNGLPRMGRVRVTVDHWGPKSTWARDDDGDGVREVHCGTQEGIRTHVRDFLRRFYGVSEWYLARYQAVFQWRFEIKSVTDEFLRVLLGRPPSMDSAP; encoded by the coding sequence GTGGTCGGGCGGCGGTCGGGTGAATTCCGCTCGGAGGTCCTGGGTCACGCCAACGCGGCGGAGTTGGAGGAGGTCATCGACTGCGCGACGTTGGAGGGGACGGTGGTCGACACCGACGAGTGGAAGGGGTACAACGGCTTGCCCCGGATGGGGCGGGTGCGCGTGACGGTGGACCATTGGGGGCCGAAGTCCACCTGGGCGCGGGACGACGACGGGGACGGGGTCCGCGAGGTGCACTGCGGCACGCAGGAGGGGATCCGGACACACGTCCGGGACTTCCTGAGGCGGTTCTACGGCGTGAGCGAGTGGTACCTGGCCCGGTATCAGGCGGTCTTCCAGTGGAGGTTCGAGATTAAGTCCGTCACCGATGAATTCCTGCGAGTCCTGCTGGGGAGACCCCCGAGCATGGATTCGGCCCCATGA
- a CDS encoding choice-of-anchor Q domain-containing protein, whose translation MSPNTTRRRAGRTDRRTHPAHPRPEPMEPRRLLAMIPVASLADAGPGTLRSAIELANLDPARDTIEFAPSLTGTIALSGALPELSSACDLAGPGASVLTVARGAEPGTPTFRIFAVPQGSVVTISGLTIAGGWALSGGGIDNAGTLTVRDCAVRGNTAYSRSEVLGSHGRGGGIHNSGTLTVRDCAVRDNAAYSRSEVLGSHGRGGGIYNSGTLTVVATTLSGNLATGLGDYKLVGGSGSGGGIDNSGTLAVIDSTLSGNSARGNFVGSGRGGGIRNAGTLELTRSTLMGNTAHVQDALMGGSSLGGGIDNAGTLTVTASTLSGNSATIDPGSPWGGVARGGGIGNAGTLTVTASTLADNSAGGDGGGIATDGEGSTLTIASSIFGDAGGGTLAVLGGALVSRGHNLLTDAPALALDPTDRVDIDPLLAPLGAYGGPTPTHALLPGSPAIDAAIPVAGVAADQRGVPRPQGSAPDIGAFESRGFSLAIAAGDRQVTPASTPFPEPLALAVASPFAEPTAGGRVTFASPPTGASAVLEGSPAAIDAAGRAGVTATANGVGGAYAVTARAAGAGEVPFALTNVVASIVLAPATVTGLVGQARTVTATVLDQDGRPLAGIPVAFRIVAGPNSAATGVVAPADGRTDADGHVRFSYPGRRAGIDTIEASTTLGRLTVGPVTTAVGRPRRPAPADSDGDGRSDRATYALDPAAGLGRFTIELSAGGTRALAFGGPGDRPVVADFDGDRIADPAVYGPGPDGINRLAYLRSSDGAARAVAFGGPGDRPVIGDFDGDGVDDLAVYGPGPDGIARFAVRPAADPAGAYAVPFGGPDDTPLAGDFDGDGRADLAVYGPGPRDGSSRFAIRPTGDPAAGFAVPFGGAGDGPVVGDYDGDGRDDVVVYGFSPLDGLIRFGILPSGPNDATFSRARGAFPVAFGGEQDAPLAADSDGDGRTDVAVYGFSPLDGAARFAILRSSDGRGASAALGTADSVGLPAAPGWSWWATRGGEASVGLRASPSAVTEAEAAGVAAGAAKPRRIRLQTEWARLVDAVLSG comes from the coding sequence ATGTCCCCCAATACGACGCGGCGGCGAGCAGGCCGAACCGATCGCCGCACCCACCCCGCCCATCCCCGGCCCGAGCCGATGGAGCCCCGCCGGCTCCTGGCCATGATCCCGGTCGCCAGCCTGGCCGACGCCGGCCCCGGCACGCTCCGCTCGGCCATCGAGCTGGCCAACCTCGACCCGGCCCGGGATACGATCGAGTTCGCCCCCTCGCTCACCGGGACGATCGCCCTGTCCGGCGCCCTGCCGGAGCTATCCTCGGCCTGCGACCTGGCCGGCCCGGGGGCCTCGGTGCTCACGGTGGCCCGCGGCGCCGAGCCGGGGACGCCCACGTTCCGCATCTTCGCCGTCCCCCAGGGCTCCGTGGTCACGATCTCCGGGCTGACGATCGCCGGCGGCTGGGCCCTCTCCGGCGGCGGCATCGACAACGCCGGGACCCTGACGGTCCGCGACTGCGCCGTCCGCGGCAACACGGCCTATAGCCGGTCGGAGGTCCTCGGCAGCCATGGTCGCGGCGGCGGGATCCACAACTCCGGGACCCTGACGGTCCGCGACTGCGCCGTCCGCGACAACGCGGCCTATAGCCGGTCGGAGGTCCTCGGCAGCCATGGTCGCGGCGGCGGGATCTACAACTCCGGGACCCTGACGGTCGTCGCCACGACCCTCAGCGGCAATCTGGCTACCGGCTTAGGTGATTACAAGCTCGTCGGCGGCAGCGGCAGCGGCGGCGGGATCGACAACTCCGGCACGTTGGCGGTCATCGACTCCACCCTCAGCGGCAACTCGGCCCGGGGCAATTTCGTCGGGAGCGGCCGCGGCGGCGGGATCCGCAACGCCGGCACGCTCGAGCTCACCCGCTCCACCCTGATGGGCAATACCGCCCACGTCCAGGACGCCCTGATGGGCGGCAGCAGCCTCGGCGGCGGGATCGACAACGCCGGGACGCTGACGGTCACCGCCTCCACCCTCAGCGGCAACTCGGCCACCATCGACCCGGGCAGCCCCTGGGGCGGGGTCGCCCGCGGCGGCGGGATCGGCAACGCCGGGACGCTGACGGTCACCGCCTCCACCCTCGCCGACAACTCGGCCGGGGGGGACGGCGGCGGGATCGCGACCGACGGCGAGGGATCGACCCTCACGATCGCCTCCAGCATCTTCGGCGACGCCGGGGGCGGGACCCTCGCCGTCCTCGGCGGCGCGCTCGTCTCCCGGGGCCACAACCTCCTCACCGACGCCCCGGCCCTCGCGCTCGACCCCACCGACCGGGTCGACATCGACCCGCTGCTGGCCCCGCTGGGCGCCTACGGCGGCCCGACCCCCACCCACGCCCTGCTGCCCGGCAGCCCGGCCATCGACGCCGCCATCCCCGTCGCGGGCGTGGCCGCCGACCAGCGCGGCGTCCCCCGGCCGCAGGGCTCGGCCCCCGACATCGGCGCCTTCGAGTCCCGCGGCTTCTCGCTCGCCATCGCCGCGGGCGACCGGCAGGTGACGCCGGCCTCGACCCCCTTCCCCGAGCCCCTCGCCCTCGCCGTCGCCAGCCCCTTCGCCGAGCCGACCGCGGGCGGCCGGGTCACCTTCGCCTCTCCCCCGACCGGGGCCTCCGCCGTCCTCGAAGGCAGCCCCGCGGCCATCGACGCCGCGGGCCGGGCGGGCGTCACCGCGACGGCCAACGGCGTCGGCGGGGCCTACGCCGTCACCGCCCGGGCGGCCGGGGCCGGCGAGGTCCCCTTCGCCCTGACCAACGTGGTCGCGTCGATCGTCCTGGCGCCGGCCACGGTCACGGGCCTCGTCGGCCAGGCGCGGACGGTCACGGCCACGGTCCTGGATCAGGACGGGAGGCCGTTGGCGGGCATCCCCGTGGCCTTCCGCATCGTCGCCGGCCCGAACTCCGCCGCGACGGGCGTCGTCGCGCCGGCCGACGGCCGCACCGATGCCGACGGCCATGTCCGCTTCTCCTACCCCGGCCGCCGCGCCGGCATCGACACCATCGAGGCCTCCACCACCCTCGGACGCCTGACCGTCGGGCCGGTCACGACCGCCGTGGGCCGCCCCCGGCGGCCCGCACCCGCCGACTCCGACGGCGACGGCCGCTCCGACCGCGCCACCTACGCCCTCGACCCGGCCGCCGGGCTCGGCCGCTTCACCATCGAGTTGTCCGCCGGCGGCACCCGGGCCCTCGCCTTCGGCGGGCCCGGCGACCGGCCCGTCGTCGCCGACTTCGACGGAGACCGGATCGCCGACCCGGCCGTCTACGGCCCCGGGCCCGACGGCATCAACCGCCTGGCCTACCTCCGCTCCTCCGACGGCGCGGCCCGCGCCGTGGCCTTCGGCGGGCCCGGCGATCGGCCCGTTATCGGCGACTTCGACGGCGACGGGGTCGATGACCTGGCCGTCTACGGCCCCGGCCCCGACGGCATCGCCCGCTTCGCCGTCCGGCCCGCCGCCGACCCGGCCGGCGCCTACGCCGTCCCCTTCGGCGGGCCCGACGACACGCCCCTGGCCGGCGACTTCGACGGCGACGGTCGCGCCGACCTGGCCGTCTACGGCCCCGGCCCGCGCGACGGCTCCTCGCGTTTCGCCATCCGCCCGACCGGCGACCCGGCGGCCGGCTTCGCCGTGCCCTTCGGCGGCGCCGGCGACGGGCCGGTCGTCGGCGACTACGACGGCGATGGCCGCGACGACGTGGTGGTCTACGGCTTCAGCCCGCTCGACGGCCTCATCCGCTTCGGCATCCTGCCGTCGGGGCCCAACGACGCGACCTTCTCGCGGGCCCGCGGCGCGTTCCCGGTCGCCTTCGGCGGCGAGCAGGACGCGCCGCTCGCGGCCGACTCCGACGGCGACGGCCGCACCGACGTCGCCGTCTACGGCTTCAGCCCGCTCGACGGCGCGGCCCGCTTCGCGATCCTCCGCTCTTCGGACGGCCGGGGGGCCTCGGCGGCGCTGGGGACCGCCGATTCGGTCGGCCTGCCGGCGGCCCCGGGATGGTCCTGGTGGGCGACGCGGGGAGGAGAGGCGTCGGTGGGGCTGCGGGCGTCGCCGTCCGCCGTGACGGAGGCCGAGGCGGCGGGGGTGGCCGCCGGTGCGGCGAAGCCGAGGCGCATTCGTCTTCAGACCGAGTGGGCCCGGCTGGTCGACGCCGTGCTGTCCGGCTGA